One region of Citrus sinensis cultivar Valencia sweet orange chromosome 6, DVS_A1.0, whole genome shotgun sequence genomic DNA includes:
- the LOC107177416 gene encoding pentatricopeptide repeat-containing protein At2g38420, mitochondrial — protein sequence MVRSSALKRANLHLRKHRKWPLSPYKAKWHQTLDQQQAKQNVKQSLTTPPTKQQQQIPKQPHILSSLLHSFSIYNCEPPPEAYHFVIKTLAENSQFCDISSVLDHIEKRENFETPEFIFIDLIKTYADAHRFQDSVNLFYKIPKFRCVPSVYSLNALLSVLCRNKEWVKMVPQILLKSQLMNIRIEESSFRILISTLCRINRVGFAIEILNCMINDGFCVDGKTCSWILSSVCEQRDLSSDELLGFVQEMKKLGFCFGMVDYTNVIRSLVKKEKVFDALGILNQMKSDGIKPDIVCYTMVLNGVIVQEDYVKAEELFDELLVLGLVPDVYTYNVYINGLCKQNNVEAGIKMIACMEELGSKPDVITYNTLLQALCKVRELNRLRELVKEMKWKGIVLNLQTYSIMIDGLASKGDIIEACGLLEEALNKGLCTQSSMFDETICGLCQRGLVRKALELLKQMADKDVSPGARVWEALLLSSVSKLDFVNTSFIRLVDQILNTPCKMEG from the coding sequence ATGGTCAGATCCTCTGCTCTTAAGCGTGCAAATCTTCACCTTAGAAAACACAGAAAATGGCCATTGTCACCTTACAAGGCCAAATGGCACCAAACTTTAGACCAACAACAAGCAAAGCAAAATGTCAAACAATCTTTAACAACACCACcaacaaaacaacaacaacaaatccCTAAGCAGCCCCATATTCTATCTTCTTTATTACACTCATTTAGCATTTACAATTGTGAACCACCCCCAGAAGCTTACCACTTTGTCATCAAAACCCTAGCTGAAAACTCTCAATTTTGTGACATTTCCTCAGTTCTTGATCACATTGAAAAAAgggaaaactttgaaacacctgagtttatatttattgatcTAATTAAAACTTATGCAGATGCTCACAGATTTCAAGATTCAGTTAATCTGTTTTATAAAATACCCAAGTTCAGGTGTGTGCCTTCTGTGTACTCACTTAATGCTCTGCTTTCAGTTCTTTGTAGAAATAAAGAATGGGTTAAAATGGTTCCACAAATTTTGCTCAAGAGTCAGCTTATGAATATTAGGATTGAGGAATCGAGTTTTCGGATATTGATTAGTACCCTTTGTAGAATTAATAGAGTTGGTTTTGCTATTGAGATATTGAATTGTATGATTAACGATGGGTTTTGTGTTGATGGAAAGACTTGCTCTTGGATTTTGTCATCTGTTTGTGAACAAAGAGACTTGTCTAGTGATGAACTTTTAGGCTTTGttcaagaaatgaagaaattagggttttgttttGGCATGGTTGATTATACAAATGTGATTAGGTCTTTggtgaagaaagaaaaggtttttgaTGCATTGGGTATTTTGAACCAGATGAAATCAGATGGCATTAAGCCTGATATCGTTTGTTATACTATGGTATTGAATGGGGTTATAGTACAGGAGGATTATGTGAAAGCAGAGGAGCTGTTTGATGAATTGCTTGTGTTGGGTTTAGTTCCTGATGTTTATACTTACAATGTGTATATAAATGGTTTGTGTAAGCAAAATAATGTCGAAGCTGGAATAAAGATGATTGCTTGTATGGAGGAGTTGGGAAGCAAACCAGATGTGATTACTTACAATACATTGTTGCAGGCTTTGTGCAAGGTTCGGGAGCTAAATAGATTAAGGGAACTTGTAAAGGAGATGAAATGGAAAGGCATTGTGTTAAATTTGCAGACATATAGTATTATGATTGATGGTTTGGCTAGTAAAGGTGATATTATTGAAGCTTGTGGTCTGTTGGAGGAGGCACTGAATAAGGGTTTGTGCACTCAAAGTTCGATGTTTGATGAGACAATATGTGGGCTGTGCCAAAGGGGGTTGGTTCGTAAGGCGCTAGAATTGCTCAAGCAAATGGCTGACAAGGATGTTTCTCCTGGAGCAAGAGTTTGGGAGGCACTTCTTCTTAGCTCTGTCTCCAAACTTGATTTTGTAAATACTTCTTTCATTCGTTTGGTGGATCAAATCTTAAACACGCCTTGTAAAATGGAAGGATGA
- the LOC102612982 gene encoding protein LURP-one-related 15-like yields the protein MAQLAIFHPPLINPVSIISPEFCAPHLIDLAIVRKVMTISSGNFVVRDIMGNIIFKVKGTLMSIQDRRVLLDASGNPIVTLQQKLMSAHDRWQVFRGESTESCDLIFTAKRSSVFQLKTKLDVFLANNREDVCDFKVKGGWLDRSCVVYAGDADSSTIVAHMHKKHSVKSILLGKDKFMVTVYPNVDYAFIISLIVILDEINS from the exons ATGGCACAATTAGCTATCTTTCATCCACCACTAATCAATCCTGTTTCAATCATCAGCCCTGAGTTTTGTGCTCCTCATCTTATTGATCTTGCAATAGTGAGAAAGGTTATGACCATAAGCAGTGGCAACTTTGTTGTACGGGACATCATGGGGAACAtcatttttaaagtaaaaggGACCCTTATGAGCATTCAAGATCGTCGCGTTTTACTTGATGCATCTGGAAATCCCATTGTCACTCTACAACAAAAG TTAATGTCAGCTCATGACAGATGGCAAGTTTTCAGGGGAGAAAGTACAGAGTCCTGTGATCTCATCTTTACTGCTAAAAGATCATCAGTGTTCCAGCTAAAGACCAAATTAGATgtgttcttagctaataacAGAGAGGACgtttgtgattttaaagtCAAAGGAGGTTGGCTGGACAGATCTTGTGTTGTTTATGCTGGGGACGCAGACTCTTCCACAATTGTTGCCCAT ATGCATAAGAAGCACTCTGTCAAAAGTATCTTGCTTGGAAAGGACAAGTTCATGGTGACAGTGTATCCGAATGTTGATTATGCATTCATTATTTCCCTTATTGTAATTCTTGATGAAATTAATAGCTAA
- the LOC102613286 gene encoding protein LURP-one-related 10-like, translating into MEQPITQHTADQMPQQPNPQQIPQQPINIPAPTPAPTIYSNPVSVIGPQYCLPYPVDLSIVRKFLTLTDGSFAVTDINDNLMFKVKEKLISLHDKRTLLDPAGNPIVTITEKVFSLHEKHFVFRGASTDTKDLLFTVERSSVIQLKTTLNVYLASNTKQDVCDFKIKGSWTEKSCVVYAGESNTIVAQMHKKTTAGSVLLNKDRFTVTVYPNIDYAFIVALIVILDDINGDDDTSEII; encoded by the exons ATGGAGCAACCAATTACACAACACACTGCAGACCAGATGCCACAGCAACCAAACCCACAGCAAATTCCACAGCAGCCAATTAATATTCCAGCGCCAACTCCAGCACCAACAATATATTCCAATCCGGTTTCGGTAATCGGCCCTCAGTATTGCCTTCCTTATCCCGTTGATCTATCCATCGTTAGAAAGTTTTTAACCCTCACCGATGGCAGTTTTGCTGTCACTGATATCAATGACAATCTCATGTtcaaagtgaaagaaaaactTATAAGCCTCCATGACAAGCGGACTCTACTTGATCCTGCTGGCAACCCTATTGTCACCATAACAGAGAAA GTTTTTTCCTTGCACGAGAAGCATTTTGTATTCAGGGGGGCTAGCACAGACACTAAAGATCTTCTCTTTACTGTGGAAAGATCTTCAGTGATCCAATTGAAGACCACTTTGAACGTCTACCTGGCAAGTAACACCAAACAAGATGTTTGCGATTTCAAGATCAAAGGCAGCTGGACTGAAAAATCTTGTGTTGTATATGCTGGAGAGTCAAACACAATTGTTGCCCAg ATGCACAAAAAGACAACTGCGGGCAGTGTCTTGCTCAACAAGGACAGGTTCACTGTGACAGTTTATCCGAACATAGACTATGCGTTTATAGTAGCCCTGATCGTGATCCTCGATGATATCAACGGTGATGATGATACGAGTGAGATAATTTAG